The following are encoded together in the Saliniramus fredricksonii genome:
- a CDS encoding Crp/Fnr family transcriptional regulator: MENLILRAFSQEARGFLAEYALRRPVATGEVLYADKMPFTHAVFPHTGIISLMGQRENGTLAEKAAIGNEGFLGLAVILGAGHSLSNSVVRVAGEVSYIPMSAMHEAGERFACYRLIMMRYAQSLVVQLMESVVSARLDQAEAQVVNWLLFANRRMHDSAFVLTQDSLAEVLGLRRVTVGGVWSKLKREGIISYSRGLLQIKDLRALEAYASESHGRTLDAFAWQVAPHET, from the coding sequence GTGGAAAACCTGATCTTGCGGGCCTTCTCGCAGGAGGCGCGCGGATTTCTCGCAGAGTATGCGCTCAGGCGTCCGGTTGCGACCGGCGAGGTGCTCTATGCCGACAAGATGCCCTTCACCCATGCCGTATTCCCGCATACCGGCATCATTTCCTTGATGGGTCAGCGGGAAAACGGCACGCTTGCGGAAAAGGCGGCCATTGGCAATGAGGGCTTTCTCGGCCTCGCGGTGATCCTCGGAGCGGGCCACTCGCTGAGCAATTCCGTGGTGCGGGTTGCAGGAGAGGTGAGCTATATCCCGATGTCGGCCATGCATGAGGCCGGGGAGCGCTTTGCCTGCTACAGGCTGATCATGATGCGTTATGCGCAGTCGCTCGTGGTGCAATTGATGGAATCCGTCGTCAGCGCGCGACTCGATCAGGCCGAGGCGCAGGTCGTAAACTGGCTGCTTTTCGCCAATCGCCGCATGCACGACTCGGCTTTCGTACTGACACAGGATTCGCTGGCCGAAGTCCTCGGTCTGCGCCGCGTGACCGTGGGTGGGGTCTGGTCGAAGCTCAAGCGCGAAGGTATCATCAGCTACTCCCGCGGATTGCTGCAAATCAAGGATCTACGAGCTCTGGAGGCTTATGCCAGCGAAAGCCATGGCCGTACGCTCGATGCCTTCGCCTGGCAGGTTGCTCCACACGAGACATAG
- a CDS encoding general stress protein has protein sequence MAEKKTSKRGFASMSPEKQREIASKGGQSVPAGKRSFAQNRELASQAGRKGGQTSQTPKRPDVP, from the coding sequence ATGGCGGAGAAGAAAACGTCGAAGCGCGGTTTTGCATCCATGAGTCCGGAGAAGCAGCGCGAGATCGCCAGCAAGGGCGGTCAGAGCGTGCCGGCCGGCAAGCGGTCCTTCGCCCAGAACCGCGAACTGGCATCCCAGGCCGGCCGCAAAGGCGGGCAGACATCGCAGACGCCGAAGCGTCCGGATGTCCCGTGA
- a CDS encoding S9 family peptidase, protein MSIKLAKAKPPVTERREQVTHAHGIALSDDYAWLRAENWRDVLDDPATLPAPIRAHLEAENAHTEAVTAPLATLRETLRAEMRGRIKEDDSSVPAPHGPFAYYRRFREGGEHPLFCRTPRDGGEETLLLDGDALADGHAYFAFGGVDHSPDHRLIAWSSDTEGSESYTIRIRDAQTGIDHDDTVTEAAGDLVWARNGKSFFYVERDDNHRPVRVKHHVLGTPESADALVYEEPEPGWFVSLDETRSGRFAVIGIADHETSEARLIDLEAPDAPPRLVAARETGMLYDVEHHLERKRLVITTNAGGAEDFCIVTAPLATPERAHWRDLVPHRKGVMITSALPFARHLARLEREDANPRIVIREWESGKEHIIAFDEEAFSLSMQPGFEYDTEILRFGYSSLTTPAQVWDYDMASRERTLRKTQDVPSGHDPDDYVTRRILAQAPDGAQVPISLIHRRDARDTGPAPCLLYGYGAYGIAMPASFRTSILSLVDRGFVYAIAHIRGGTEKGWHWYESGKREHKPNTFTDFLACAQTLADEGFTRRGAIVAHGGSAGGMLMGAVANMDPGMFAGILADVPFVDVLNTMLDAELPLTPPEWPEWGNPIESREAFDLIRSYSPYDAITAQPYPPILALAGLSDPRVTYWEPAKWVARLRATMTSGGPILLRTNMDAGHGGVSGRFRQLEETALVYAFALACTGHAS, encoded by the coding sequence ATGAGCATCAAACTGGCAAAAGCCAAGCCTCCCGTCACCGAGCGGCGGGAGCAGGTGACGCATGCACATGGCATCGCGCTTTCCGACGATTACGCCTGGCTTCGTGCCGAGAACTGGCGTGACGTGCTTGACGACCCCGCCACCCTGCCGGCCCCGATCCGCGCGCATCTCGAAGCGGAGAACGCCCATACCGAGGCCGTCACCGCGCCCCTCGCGACCCTGCGCGAGACCTTGCGCGCGGAGATGCGCGGGCGGATCAAGGAGGATGATTCCTCCGTCCCGGCGCCTCACGGCCCCTTCGCCTATTACCGGCGCTTTCGCGAGGGCGGCGAGCACCCGCTCTTCTGCCGCACACCGCGCGATGGCGGCGAGGAGACGCTGCTGCTCGACGGTGATGCGCTCGCCGACGGCCATGCCTATTTCGCCTTCGGCGGCGTCGATCACAGCCCCGACCACCGGCTCATCGCCTGGTCGAGCGATACCGAGGGTTCGGAGAGCTATACAATCCGCATCCGCGATGCGCAGACCGGGATCGATCACGACGATACCGTAACAGAGGCTGCCGGCGATCTCGTCTGGGCGCGCAACGGCAAGAGCTTCTTCTATGTGGAGCGCGACGACAATCACCGCCCCGTCCGCGTCAAACACCACGTGCTCGGCACGCCGGAAAGCGCCGACGCTCTCGTCTACGAGGAGCCGGAACCCGGCTGGTTCGTCTCGCTCGACGAAACCCGCTCCGGGCGCTTCGCCGTCATCGGCATCGCCGATCACGAGACGAGCGAGGCGCGGCTGATCGATCTGGAGGCGCCTGATGCGCCCCCGCGCCTGGTCGCGGCCCGTGAGACGGGCATGCTCTATGATGTCGAGCATCACCTTGAGCGGAAGCGCCTCGTCATCACGACGAATGCCGGTGGCGCCGAGGATTTTTGCATCGTCACTGCGCCGCTCGCCACGCCGGAGCGCGCGCATTGGCGCGATCTCGTTCCGCACCGCAAGGGCGTGATGATCACTTCCGCCCTCCCCTTCGCCCGCCATCTCGCCCGGCTTGAGCGCGAGGACGCCAATCCGCGCATCGTCATCCGGGAATGGGAGAGCGGCAAAGAACACATCATCGCCTTCGACGAGGAAGCCTTTTCCCTCTCGATGCAGCCGGGCTTCGAATACGACACCGAGATTCTGCGCTTCGGCTATTCCTCGCTGACGACACCGGCGCAGGTCTGGGATTACGACATGGCGTCGCGCGAGCGCACCCTGCGCAAGACCCAGGACGTGCCGAGCGGCCATGACCCCGACGACTACGTCACGCGGCGTATCCTTGCGCAGGCCCCCGATGGCGCGCAGGTCCCGATTTCGCTGATCCATCGCCGCGATGCGCGCGATACCGGCCCCGCGCCCTGTCTGCTCTATGGATATGGCGCCTACGGCATTGCCATGCCGGCGAGCTTTCGCACCAGCATCCTCTCGCTGGTCGATCGCGGCTTCGTCTATGCGATCGCCCATATACGCGGCGGCACCGAGAAGGGCTGGCACTGGTACGAGAGCGGCAAGCGCGAACACAAGCCCAATACCTTCACCGATTTCCTCGCCTGCGCGCAAACCCTCGCCGATGAGGGCTTCACCCGGCGCGGCGCGATCGTCGCCCATGGCGGCAGCGCCGGCGGCATGCTGATGGGGGCGGTCGCCAATATGGATCCCGGCATGTTCGCCGGCATTCTCGCGGATGTGCCCTTCGTCGATGTGCTCAACACCATGCTCGATGCCGAGTTGCCGCTGACGCCGCCAGAATGGCCGGAATGGGGCAATCCGATCGAGAGTCGGGAGGCCTTCGACCTGATCCGCAGCTATTCGCCCTATGACGCGATCACGGCGCAGCCCTATCCCCCGATCCTCGCCCTGGCCGGCCTCTCGGATCCGCGTGTAACCTATTGGGAGCCGGCGAAATGGGTGGCGCGGCTGCGCGCGACGATGACAAGTGGCGGGCCGATCCTCCTGCGCACCAACATGGATGCCGGCCATGGCGGCGTCTCGGGGCGCTTCCGGCAGCTGGAGGAGACCGCCCTCGTCTACGCCTTCGCCCTCGCCTGCACCGGGCATGCGTCATGA
- the msrB gene encoding peptide-methionine (R)-S-oxide reductase MsrB — protein MSDVPAQEKIVKSDEEWREQLTPEQYQVTRKEATEPAFSGPHWDEKRDGLYRCICCGNALFRSETKFDSGTGWPSFYEPIAPDAIGERVDRSWFMRRTETHCARCEAHLGHVFNDGPRPTGLRYCMNGHALDFIPDEE, from the coding sequence ATGAGTGACGTTCCCGCTCAGGAGAAAATCGTCAAGAGCGACGAAGAATGGCGCGAACAACTCACGCCGGAGCAATACCAGGTTACCCGCAAGGAAGCGACGGAGCCTGCCTTTTCCGGACCGCACTGGGACGAAAAGCGCGACGGCCTCTATCGCTGCATATGTTGCGGCAATGCGCTGTTTCGATCAGAGACCAAATTCGATTCCGGCACCGGCTGGCCGAGCTTCTATGAACCGATCGCCCCGGACGCGATCGGTGAGCGTGTCGATCGCTCCTGGTTCATGCGCCGTACCGAGACCCACTGCGCACGCTGCGAAGCGCATCTCGGGCATGTCTTCAATGACGGCCCGCGCCCCACGGGCCTGCGCTACTGCATGAACGGCCACGCCCTCGATTTCATCCCGGACGAAGAATGA
- a CDS encoding MucR family transcriptional regulator: MSEENRAEFIDLTADIVSAYVSHNPVPSADLPGLIADIHGALAGLAGKAAELPAEPPKPAVPIKRSVTPDFIICLEDGKQFKSLKRHLRTQYDMTPEEYREKWGLSADYPMVAPNYARARSELAKEMGLGQQRRKRRSTRN, encoded by the coding sequence ATGAGCGAAGAAAATCGCGCTGAATTTATCGACCTGACCGCCGATATCGTCTCGGCTTATGTCAGCCACAATCCGGTTCCGAGTGCCGATCTGCCAGGCCTGATCGCCGATATCCACGGGGCCCTCGCCGGCCTTGCCGGCAAGGCGGCGGAGCTGCCTGCGGAGCCGCCCAAGCCGGCTGTGCCGATCAAGCGTTCCGTCACGCCGGATTTCATCATCTGTCTGGAAGATGGCAAACAGTTCAAGTCACTCAAGCGTCATCTGCGTACGCAATACGACATGACTCCCGAGGAGTATCGGGAGAAGTGGGGTCTGTCGGCGGATTATCCGATGGTCGCACCGAACTATGCCCGGGCCCGCTCCGAGCTCGCCAAGGAAATGGGCCTCGGCCAGCAACGGCGCAAGCGGCGCAGCACACGCAACTGA
- a CDS encoding NUDIX hydrolase, which yields MLSSLMRRAGHADGVDPVIQVGAIPYRIMDGHVAFLLVTSRRTGRWIYPKGAIIDGMTAAESAACEAFEEAGVEGEVWPEPFGSYDTVKIKGMTRTPLRVALYPLEVTRQLDPWKESRQRHRHWALLPEARRLLSEPRLVEVTKSLHAHLRKREAIA from the coding sequence TTGCTGTCATCCCTGATGCGCCGTGCCGGTCATGCCGATGGGGTCGACCCGGTTATCCAGGTCGGCGCGATCCCCTACCGTATCATGGATGGTCATGTGGCCTTCCTTTTGGTCACGTCACGTCGCACGGGTCGCTGGATCTACCCGAAGGGCGCCATCATCGATGGTATGACAGCGGCCGAAAGCGCTGCCTGCGAAGCGTTCGAGGAGGCAGGTGTCGAGGGGGAGGTCTGGCCCGAGCCGTTCGGCAGTTACGACACGGTCAAGATCAAGGGCATGACCCGGACGCCCCTGCGCGTGGCGCTCTACCCGCTCGAAGTGACCCGGCAGCTCGACCCGTGGAAGGAGTCGCGCCAGCGGCATCGCCATTGGGCCTTGCTGCCGGAGGCGCGCCGTCTTCTGTCGGAGCCGCGCCTCGTCGAGGTCACAAAGAGCCTGCATGCGCATTTGCGCAAGCGCGAGGCGATCGCCTGA
- a CDS encoding inorganic phosphate transporter yields MAKSTLDKDLGKVDTLETATASRARAMAMPGLLLVFFIGAITLASLFVIEGPLSWFVIAAAVIAAYMALNVGANDVANNMGPAVGSRALSLGGALVIAAFCEAAGAILAGGDVVNTVSRDLLRPDDAMPALQFILVMMSAFLAAAMWINLATCLGAPVSTTHSVVGGVVGAGIAAAGFWVVHWPMIGAIVASWVISPGLGGLIAAALLGFVKWSILLREDRVAAARRWVPVMVGLMTGVFAMYLANKGFSRIWNPSALTVLALGLVFFLIGWGMSRPWVAERARHIENRRKHIANLFTVPLIFAAALLSFAHGANDVANAVGPLAAIVAAAETGSSEVGRVALPLWVLVIGAIGIAVGLALFGPRLIRMVGEKITRMDAIRAYCVALAAAITVLIASALGLPVSSTHIAVGAIFGVGFLREALMNKGVPNPAVQPTSLFLRVDKLNKTPEDAIAKAQKRERRQLVRRRHALGIITAWIVTVPAAGTLAGLLYLLMQAFADF; encoded by the coding sequence GTGGCGAAGAGTACACTCGACAAGGATCTCGGCAAGGTCGACACGCTGGAGACGGCGACCGCGTCACGCGCGCGTGCGATGGCGATGCCGGGCCTGCTGCTCGTCTTCTTCATCGGTGCAATCACTCTGGCGAGCCTGTTCGTGATCGAGGGACCGCTGAGCTGGTTCGTCATCGCGGCAGCGGTGATCGCGGCCTATATGGCGCTCAATGTCGGCGCCAATGACGTGGCCAACAATATGGGCCCGGCAGTGGGCAGCCGTGCCCTCTCGCTCGGCGGCGCCCTCGTCATCGCCGCTTTCTGCGAGGCAGCCGGCGCGATCCTTGCCGGCGGTGACGTGGTCAACACGGTTTCGCGCGACCTCCTGCGTCCGGATGATGCGATGCCGGCGCTGCAATTCATCCTGGTCATGATGTCGGCCTTCCTCGCCGCAGCGATGTGGATCAACCTCGCGACCTGTCTCGGCGCCCCGGTCTCGACCACGCATTCCGTGGTTGGTGGTGTGGTGGGTGCCGGGATCGCGGCGGCGGGATTCTGGGTGGTACACTGGCCGATGATCGGCGCGATCGTGGCGAGCTGGGTGATCTCACCCGGCCTCGGCGGACTGATTGCCGCAGCTTTGCTCGGCTTCGTCAAATGGTCGATCCTGTTGCGCGAGGATCGTGTTGCGGCGGCACGGCGCTGGGTTCCGGTGATGGTCGGGCTGATGACCGGCGTTTTCGCCATGTATCTGGCCAATAAAGGCTTCTCGCGCATCTGGAACCCCTCCGCCCTGACCGTCCTGGCGCTCGGCCTGGTCTTCTTCCTGATCGGTTGGGGCATGTCGCGGCCATGGGTGGCCGAGCGTGCCAGGCATATCGAGAACCGTCGCAAGCATATCGCCAACCTGTTCACCGTGCCGCTGATCTTTGCCGCTGCATTGCTTTCCTTCGCCCATGGCGCCAACGACGTCGCCAATGCCGTCGGGCCGCTCGCGGCCATCGTCGCCGCCGCAGAGACGGGATCGTCGGAAGTGGGACGCGTCGCCCTGCCGCTCTGGGTTCTGGTGATCGGCGCGATCGGCATTGCCGTCGGCCTCGCCCTGTTCGGGCCGCGACTGATCAGGATGGTGGGCGAGAAGATCACCAGGATGGACGCGATCCGCGCCTATTGCGTCGCGCTTGCCGCTGCGATCACGGTGCTGATCGCCTCGGCGCTCGGCCTGCCGGTCTCCTCGACGCATATCGCCGTGGGCGCGATCTTCGGTGTCGGCTTCCTGCGCGAGGCGCTGATGAACAAGGGGGTGCCCAACCCGGCCGTGCAGCCGACCTCGCTCTTCCTGCGGGTCGACAAGCTGAACAAGACACCCGAGGACGCCATTGCCAAGGCGCAAAAGCGCGAGCGCCGGCAACTGGTACGGCGCCGGCACGCGCTGGGTATCATCACGGCATGGATCGTGACGGTTCCGGCGGCTGGCACGCTGGCAGGGTTGCTCTATCTCCTGATGCAGGCCTTCGCCGATTTCTGA
- a CDS encoding TadE/TadG family type IV pilus assembly protein, with amino-acid sequence MDQLRKARRANVAHGTASVRRLAGRAAAFLERVSPTILRNALRDRSGNVAIVFALATVPLVGIAGAAVDYGRSTGARVEAQRLVDAAALAAAQRMSDPNVTQDEIRADLEGYIMERLPRMVDFAQVNIVFMQERRGARIEMDYALPTTLTRVLGKETMSGSIVAEAMAAVDSAEIAVALDVTGSMRTHVPAMREATRGLIDELKPAGRNTDNVRVSLVPYVTTVNVSGHPDHMRWMDVSGQARHHGENFAGVGIRDNRCYSPPPPPPPPPPPPPSPPPPPPPPGPPPPPPPPSPPPPPPPPPGPPPPPPPPPPPPHPDLGQRAPVMDDGPVFAMAPPAPPAPSGAETAVATDGADEGSGFAGFLAEMFGAGEAQAAGSWPYGTLTNATPVDCDRRVPRANHFHLFNAMDVPWKGCVESRPYPLDVGDEAPNGSDLDSYFVPYFWPDEHDHNGSIRNNYLPDHAGGVPGWVGNRWNVHVRRAWIWKYNSGVTPDQSPISSRPYMVAKRGPNLACPDPIVPLTGNRGTLINAAESFMSYGLSGTNIATGLVWAWRMLSPDFVPEARPYAPGHRKIVILMTDGFNDFVPQNNHWNRSDYAGTGYVARQRFGTRNRNQIMNTLDQRTAEVCERIKGRDIELYTVLFDPQGYTDASNVEALLEQCATTPNRHVYRADSQQALVDAFRHIGNQINALRISR; translated from the coding sequence ATGGATCAGTTGCGTAAAGCGCGTCGCGCGAATGTGGCGCACGGCACGGCTTCCGTCCGCCGATTGGCGGGCCGGGCCGCAGCCTTCCTCGAGCGGGTTTCGCCCACAATCCTCCGCAACGCCTTGCGAGACCGGAGCGGCAATGTCGCCATCGTCTTCGCACTCGCGACGGTCCCGCTCGTCGGGATAGCCGGTGCGGCCGTCGATTACGGACGTTCGACCGGTGCCAGGGTCGAAGCGCAGCGCCTCGTCGATGCCGCCGCGCTCGCGGCGGCCCAGCGCATGTCCGACCCGAACGTGACCCAGGATGAAATCCGGGCCGATCTGGAAGGCTACATCATGGAGCGCCTGCCGCGCATGGTGGACTTCGCACAGGTGAATATCGTCTTCATGCAGGAACGCCGTGGAGCGCGTATCGAGATGGACTACGCCCTGCCCACGACACTGACGCGCGTGCTGGGCAAGGAGACCATGAGCGGCTCCATCGTCGCCGAGGCCATGGCGGCAGTGGATTCGGCTGAAATCGCCGTGGCGCTGGACGTGACCGGCTCGATGCGCACGCATGTCCCCGCCATGCGTGAGGCCACGCGAGGCCTCATCGACGAACTCAAGCCGGCGGGGCGCAATACCGACAATGTCCGCGTCTCGCTCGTTCCTTACGTTACGACAGTGAATGTTTCCGGTCACCCTGATCACATGCGCTGGATGGATGTGTCCGGCCAGGCGCGGCATCACGGGGAGAATTTCGCGGGCGTGGGGATACGTGACAATCGCTGTTATTCGCCGCCGCCCCCGCCACCGCCCCCCCCGCCACCGCCGCCATCCCCGCCACCGCCGCCCCCACCTCCCGGGCCTCCGCCGCCCCCGCCGCCGCCATCGCCACCACCACCACCGCCGCCACCGCCGGGGCCTCCGCCGCCTCCGCCGCCTCCACCACCGCCGCCGCATCCGGATCTGGGACAGCGTGCACCGGTGATGGATGACGGGCCGGTCTTCGCCATGGCGCCGCCGGCGCCTCCCGCACCCTCCGGAGCAGAGACTGCTGTTGCGACGGACGGGGCCGACGAGGGCAGCGGCTTCGCCGGTTTCCTCGCCGAGATGTTCGGTGCAGGCGAAGCGCAGGCCGCCGGTTCCTGGCCTTACGGTACGTTGACGAACGCAACCCCGGTCGATTGCGACCGCCGTGTGCCGCGTGCCAACCATTTCCATCTGTTCAACGCGATGGATGTGCCGTGGAAGGGCTGTGTCGAAAGCCGGCCCTATCCGCTTGATGTCGGTGATGAGGCGCCGAACGGGTCGGATCTTGACAGTTATTTCGTGCCGTATTTCTGGCCGGATGAGCATGACCACAATGGCAGCATCCGGAACAACTATCTTCCCGATCATGCCGGTGGCGTTCCCGGTTGGGTCGGTAATCGCTGGAACGTGCATGTGCGCCGCGCCTGGATCTGGAAATACAATTCCGGCGTGACACCCGACCAGTCACCCATCTCCAGCCGGCCCTACATGGTCGCGAAGCGGGGCCCCAACCTCGCCTGCCCGGATCCGATCGTGCCCTTGACGGGGAACCGGGGCACGCTGATCAATGCGGCGGAGAGCTTCATGTCCTATGGCTTGTCGGGCACCAATATCGCCACCGGCCTCGTCTGGGCCTGGCGCATGCTGTCCCCGGATTTCGTGCCGGAGGCGCGGCCCTATGCGCCGGGGCATCGCAAGATCGTGATCCTGATGACGGATGGCTTCAACGATTTCGTTCCGCAGAACAACCACTGGAACCGCTCGGATTACGCGGGTACCGGATATGTCGCGCGCCAGCGTTTCGGCACCCGCAACCGCAACCAGATCATGAATACGCTCGACCAGCGTACCGCCGAGGTCTGCGAGCGGATCAAGGGGCGCGATATCGAACTCTACACGGTGCTGTTCGATCCGCAGGGTTATACCGACGCATCCAATGTCGAAGCCTTGCTGGAGCAATGCGCGACGACGCCGAACCGGCACGTCTACCGGGCCGATTCACAACAGGCCCTCGTCGATGCGTTCCGTCATATCGGCAACCAGATCAACGCCTTGCGGATTTCCCGCTGA